The Lujinxingia vulgaris genome segment CCGGGGGCGGTCGACGGGTTTCAGCTGATCCTGCGTGCCAAGGAGATGGCCCCGGACGCCCGGGTGATGATCATCACCGCCTTTGGCACCCACCGCATCCAGAACTTCGCCGAGCGCATCGGCATCAGCCACTACATCGAAAAACCCTTTACGGTCGATGAGGTGCGCGACGCCATCCTGGAGATCCTCAACGAGAAAGAGGGCTTCCAGGGGGTGCTGAGCGATCTGGAGCTGACCGACATCATTCAGATGCTCTGTCTGGCCAAGCGCACCGCGCTCTTGCACCTGAAGCATCGCGACCACCGCGGCCGCATCGTCTTTGACGCCGGTGAAGTTACCCACGCGGAGTTCGATGGCGAGGTGGGACCGGAGGCGGTCTACCAGATGCTCGCGCTTCGACAGGGCGACATCTTTATGCAGTCCGACTTTGAGCCGGTGCCTCCCACCATCGATATGGGCTGGCAGGATCTTCTGCTCGAAGGGGTGCGCCGCACCGACGAGCAGCGCTTTGAGGAAGAGCAGCAGGCTGGTCCATCGATCGGCGGCGAAGTCGCCGGTGAGGTGGAGCCGGTGCTCGACCTTGATCTTGATGACGAAGACTTCGCGCCGAGCCGCTCGCTGACGCCGATGGGTGTGGGCGCGGCGACGATGTTCGCCTCAACTTTTGAGACCGAGCCCAGCCAGCCCGGTCTGGCCGAGAGCTCATCGAGCGCCGCGCTGCTCTTCTCGCAGGCGGAGCTCGACGAGATGGCCGCAGCCTCCGGCGGTGCTGTCGAGGAGGCCGCGCCCCTGGCCCAACCCCGGCCCGAGCCTGCCGCCGCGCTGAGCTCGCCGGGCATCGAAGAGCTCTCCGAGGTGGAGATGGGGCCGGCCGTCTCGCAGAGCGACTTCCCCGGGCGAAAGCGCCGCAAGACCTCGCCAGGGATGTCGGCGGTCAGCGCACAGGTCGTCGTCACTGAAGAGAGCGGGGAGTTTGAGCTCTTCGCCGCGCCTGCGCTCAACGGCCGCCACGCGGAGTCCAGCGCTGAACCGCAAGCTGTGTCCGGATCCGACACCGCGCCGGGCTCGCTCCTCGAGGAGTTTGTGCGGGAGTGTCCCGGGCTTCGCGCCACCGGTCTGGTGAACGCGCAGCAGGGGCAGGCCCTTGAGTTTCTGACCCTGCGCGGCGACACCGCCCTCGATGAGTCGGAGCTCTCGGTGCGCCTGGCCGAGGTCTTCCGTCGCGCGCACCGCTCGGTGCGTGCGCTCTACCCGGATGACGCTCTCGAAGAGATGCAGATGGCGATGGCCGGCGACTACGTGCTCATCCGTGCGCTCGAAGGCTCGCCATACGTGCATCTGGCCATTGTGGAACGCGAGGCCAGTCTGGGCATCGCCCTGGTGCTGATGCGTCAGCTGGGCCGCCGCCTTACCCGCTCCAACGTGCTCCCCGACGCCTGAGCGTCCCCTCCCGTTTCTGAGAGAACTGCATGTCGTCTACGCTTTACGAGCTGCTCACCGAGATCACCACCGAGCTCCCCGGCTGGCTGCACACCAGCGTGGTGGATCGCGAGACCGGGATGTCGCTTGCGTCGCTCTCGCAGGGCGATCCGCTGGAGGCGGCCGGCGCCGACGCCTTTCACAGCGATCTTTACCGCATGACCGCCGCGTTGCTCGAAGGCTTGCCCCTGGGCGATCAGGCCGACAGCATGGTCCTGAGCAGCCAGCGCGCCACCTTCGTCTCGGTGCCCATGGCCGATATGAATTACCTGTGGCTGGTGGTCACCGAGCGGCGCATGACGGTGGGCTTTACCCAGGCCTTGATGCGCAAGCATCAGGCGCGCATTGAAGAGAGCGTGCGCGCGCTCCTGCACTGAGAGAGACGGCCGGAGCCCTGAGCGACGCGCCAGAAAACGCGTCGGCAGCAGGGCGCCCGGGCGCGCTCAATACGAACGAAAAAGTTGGGAGGTCGTCGTCACCGGCAAGAGCAGGGTGACGCGGGTGCCTTTGCGCGGCTCGGTCTCAAAGCGCCACTGGCCGCCGGCGTCGCGCAGCGCGTCGCGCGCGTGCGCAAGCCCCATGCCCAGGTGGCCGGGACGCGTCGTGAAGAAGGGATCTTCGGCGCGCTTTCGCACCCGCTCGTTCATGCCCTCGCCATAATCCTGCACGACGATGTGAGCGAACCCCTCATCGAGCTCTTCGATGGTGATCTCGACCTTTTTGCCGGCGCGTGAGGCATCGATGGCGTTCTCGACCACCGGCAGCACGACCCGCTCAATCGAGGAGGCGGCGATCAGCGTGCCCATATCGACGTCGCGAACTTCGCAGCGCACCTCAACTTCGCGGCTTCCCCAGGTGCTGATGACCGCTTCGAGATCGGCCAGGCGCACCGGCTGATCCTTATAGTCGGTGTGCGCCTGCACATCCGGGATGCCCGTGATCACGCGGTTAAGCGCCGATTTGAGCTCATCGACCGCCGCCAGCATACGCGGAGCCGATTGTTCGACCAGCTGCGGAGCGTCGCGCAGGGTCTCGGCCAGAAGCTGCACGGTGGCAAGGCGATTTTTAAAATGCGCCGAGAGCGAGTTCTGAACGTCTTTTAAAATCTCGCGACGCAGCCGCCG includes the following:
- a CDS encoding DUF4388 domain-containing protein; amino-acid sequence: MAKMYHILIVDEEEHLLWALERNLFPQRQDIAVHTARSGEEGLRILDDQPIDLLISDIKMPGAVDGFQLILRAKEMAPDARVMIITAFGTHRIQNFAERIGISHYIEKPFTVDEVRDAILEILNEKEGFQGVLSDLELTDIIQMLCLAKRTALLHLKHRDHRGRIVFDAGEVTHAEFDGEVGPEAVYQMLALRQGDIFMQSDFEPVPPTIDMGWQDLLLEGVRRTDEQRFEEEQQAGPSIGGEVAGEVEPVLDLDLDDEDFAPSRSLTPMGVGAATMFASTFETEPSQPGLAESSSSAALLFSQAELDEMAAASGGAVEEAAPLAQPRPEPAAALSSPGIEELSEVEMGPAVSQSDFPGRKRRKTSPGMSAVSAQVVVTEESGEFELFAAPALNGRHAESSAEPQAVSGSDTAPGSLLEEFVRECPGLRATGLVNAQQGQALEFLTLRGDTALDESELSVRLAEVFRRAHRSVRALYPDDALEEMQMAMAGDYVLIRALEGSPYVHLAIVEREASLGIALVLMRQLGRRLTRSNVLPDA
- a CDS encoding sensor histidine kinase — translated: MSQDPHTPAPARPGGRLVLADDGAILEAPDFFKQALYLEHRDAPSIYHLFDPTRAPFLSVTRIFRHPYGATETHVKVEGLFGTRRSFRYWQVDAYMPGSVAFYIVDETAITQTHDWDYRRLRREILKDVQNSLSAHFKNRLATVQLLAETLRDAPQLVEQSAPRMLAAVDELKSALNRVITGIPDVQAHTDYKDQPVRLADLEAVISTWGSREVEVRCEVRDVDMGTLIAASSIERVVLPVVENAIDASRAGKKVEITIEELDEGFAHIVVQDYGEGMNERVRKRAEDPFFTTRPGHLGMGLAHARDALRDAGGQWRFETEPRKGTRVTLLLPVTTTSQLFRSY